From a region of the Rhodococcus sp. 4CII genome:
- the corA gene encoding magnesium/cobalt transporter CorA yields the protein MPSVPSLPKRGSDKDQRGSKDAGPKIRIPTARAIVDCGVYVDGTRLPGKFTHQAALAEVRRRGEGFVWVGLLAPDEGQMESVAETFGLHELMVEDAVHAHQRPKLERYDDVVFLVLRTVNYVPHESVATASEIVETGEVMVFVGADYVITVRHGDHSPLANVRRALEQNQERLALGPYAVLHAVADHVVDTYLEVTQAIEEDVDSMEEAVFSPRSSVAVEHIYLLKREIVELRRSVNPLANPLLRLTQSPGNPVPKEIRRYFRDVLDHHTTVAERIAEYDEVLSSLVDAALAKIAVQQNTDMRKISAWVAIAAVPTMIAGIYGMNFDNMPELHWQLGYHSVLVVIAAITVGLFVTFRRNHWL from the coding sequence GTGCCGTCTGTGCCCTCACTCCCCAAGCGTGGCAGCGACAAGGACCAGCGCGGCAGCAAGGACGCCGGCCCCAAGATCCGGATCCCCACCGCCCGCGCCATCGTGGACTGCGGCGTCTACGTCGACGGCACACGACTTCCCGGCAAGTTCACGCACCAGGCCGCGCTCGCCGAGGTCCGCCGGCGCGGTGAGGGGTTCGTGTGGGTCGGACTGCTCGCCCCCGACGAGGGACAGATGGAGAGCGTGGCCGAGACGTTCGGCCTGCACGAGTTGATGGTCGAGGACGCCGTCCACGCTCATCAGCGCCCCAAGCTCGAACGCTACGACGACGTGGTGTTCCTGGTCCTGCGGACGGTCAACTACGTTCCCCACGAGTCGGTGGCCACCGCCAGCGAGATCGTCGAGACCGGCGAGGTCATGGTGTTCGTGGGCGCCGACTACGTCATCACCGTGCGCCACGGTGACCATTCCCCGCTCGCGAACGTCCGTCGTGCGCTCGAACAGAACCAGGAGCGACTGGCCCTGGGCCCGTACGCGGTGCTGCATGCGGTCGCCGACCACGTGGTGGACACCTACCTCGAGGTCACCCAGGCCATCGAGGAAGACGTGGACAGCATGGAGGAGGCGGTGTTCAGCCCGCGCAGCAGCGTCGCCGTCGAGCACATCTACCTCCTCAAGCGCGAGATCGTCGAACTCCGGAGGTCGGTGAACCCGCTGGCCAATCCGTTGCTGAGATTGACGCAGTCGCCGGGCAATCCGGTGCCGAAGGAGATCCGCCGCTATTTCCGCGACGTGCTCGACCACCACACGACCGTGGCCGAGCGGATCGCCGAATACGACGAGGTCCTGAGCTCGCTCGTCGACGCCGCCCTCGCCAAGATCGCAGTGCAGCAGAACACCGACATGCGCAAGATTTCGGCCTGGGTCGCGATCGCGGCCGTGCCGACGATGATCGCGGGCATCTACGGCATGAATTTCGACAACATGCCCGAACTACATTGGCAACTGGGCTATCACAGCGTTCTGGTCGTGATCGCAGCGATCACGGTGGGCCTGTTCGTCACGTTCCGACGCAACCACTGGCTCTAG
- a CDS encoding suppressor of fused domain protein has translation MTDSVVASVRAHLREQFGGPEPTAASVTFLGVEPLDVLRFAPDDEELVRYATLGCSRHPMGDPGELVADPLRGPRAELILTLRGGTGVASGVARTLAVLAAAPSVEGVVLVEDALLDLGEPLWKDAPFTAVLLGASTVPDLPLPEPAEAVQFLAVVPITGTEAAWVRLRGAGALRDAWAEAGIDVRDPNRGAATL, from the coding sequence GTGACTGACAGCGTTGTGGCCTCTGTTCGCGCGCACCTGCGGGAGCAGTTCGGGGGCCCGGAGCCGACCGCGGCGTCGGTGACGTTCCTGGGTGTCGAGCCCCTCGATGTCCTGCGATTCGCTCCCGACGACGAAGAACTCGTTCGGTACGCGACCCTGGGTTGTTCCCGGCACCCGATGGGCGACCCCGGTGAGTTGGTTGCCGACCCACTGCGCGGACCGCGTGCCGAACTGATCCTCACGCTGCGCGGCGGCACCGGGGTGGCGTCCGGGGTCGCACGCACCCTCGCGGTGCTCGCGGCCGCGCCGTCCGTCGAAGGTGTGGTGCTCGTCGAGGACGCCCTGCTCGACCTGGGGGAACCGCTGTGGAAGGACGCACCGTTCACCGCCGTGCTGCTCGGCGCGTCGACCGTCCCCGACCTCCCGCTGCCCGAACCGGCGGAGGCCGTTCAGTTCCTCGCGGTCGTACCGATCACCGGCACCGAGGCGGCGTGGGTGCGACTGCGCGGCGCCGGGGCGCTCCGCGACGCCTGGGCGGAAGCGGGTATCGACGTCCGCGATCCGAACCGCGGCGCCGCCACGCTCTAG
- a CDS encoding metallophosphoesterase → MVSVLAVSDETIESLWSSQVRAMDVDLILGAGDLPFDYLEYLIDALDAPCVFVPGNHDADLSGYSAGRVGWMRAGLPSAWPGPCGAVNADGRIVRIAGLRIAGLGGSIRYNDGPNQWTERQQRRRARNLALTSAWHARRSGVSGVDVLLTHSPPRGVGDQEDPPHRGFECFENLAGRLQARVMIHGHVHPYGRAAEDRTLGATTVINTVGFTLMELAPGADPTIVRRRHGT, encoded by the coding sequence ATGGTCTCGGTACTCGCAGTGTCCGACGAGACGATCGAGTCGCTGTGGAGTTCGCAGGTGCGTGCCATGGATGTCGATCTGATTCTCGGCGCGGGCGATCTCCCGTTCGACTACCTGGAATACCTGATCGACGCACTCGACGCTCCGTGTGTGTTCGTGCCGGGCAACCACGACGCCGACCTGTCCGGCTACTCCGCTGGGCGCGTCGGGTGGATGCGGGCGGGCCTGCCCTCGGCGTGGCCGGGGCCGTGTGGCGCGGTCAACGCGGACGGCCGGATCGTGCGGATTGCGGGACTGCGCATCGCCGGTCTGGGCGGGTCGATCCGCTACAACGACGGCCCCAATCAATGGACCGAACGGCAACAGCGCCGACGAGCCCGCAACCTGGCGCTGACAAGTGCGTGGCACGCGCGCCGCTCTGGTGTGTCCGGCGTCGACGTGCTCCTCACGCACAGCCCTCCGCGGGGTGTCGGAGACCAGGAGGATCCGCCGCACCGAGGCTTCGAATGCTTCGAGAACCTGGCGGGCAGGTTGCAGGCGCGCGTCATGATCCACGGGCACGTCCACCCGTACGGCCGAGCTGCCGAGGACCGCACGCTCGGCGCGACGACGGTGATCAACACCGTCGGTTTCACCCTGATGGAACTGGCCCCGGGGGCCGATCCCACGATCGTGAGGCGCCGGCATGGCACGTGA
- a CDS encoding chromosome partitioning protein ParB — protein sequence MARDTGFPAADAENDFTRQRRRAELSRLVNWLRREPDDVNEILPFDEVVAAVGRVGERSLGLQVIPVNSIVGSVDRTRDFDRFFRPTSTRVRERWQRLAAAQRRGESVPPIQVYRIGSMHFVSDGHHRVSIAYAMHWNTIDAYVTEIQTKISPDGIAQRGDLVIKDHRRLFLTRVPLSGPQRAAVVVTDPWEYAEIGQSVEAWGFRLMQEVGEFLGRETVARRWFGEEFLPVVRMLRAAEMLPDHTDAEAYLWVARERYRLVRRHVWNDEIIAELRQRAPRRHRP from the coding sequence ATGGCACGTGACACCGGGTTCCCCGCCGCCGACGCGGAGAACGACTTCACCCGCCAGCGTCGTCGCGCCGAACTGTCGCGGCTGGTCAACTGGCTGCGCCGGGAACCCGACGACGTCAACGAGATCCTGCCGTTCGACGAGGTGGTCGCGGCGGTCGGCCGGGTCGGCGAGCGGTCGCTCGGACTGCAGGTGATCCCGGTCAACTCCATCGTCGGCAGCGTCGACCGCACCCGCGATTTCGACCGGTTCTTCCGGCCCACCTCCACCCGCGTGCGGGAACGCTGGCAACGGCTCGCCGCTGCACAACGCCGGGGCGAATCGGTGCCGCCGATCCAGGTGTACCGGATCGGGTCGATGCACTTCGTCAGCGACGGCCACCATCGCGTCTCGATCGCGTACGCGATGCACTGGAACACGATCGACGCCTACGTCACCGAGATCCAGACCAAGATCTCACCCGACGGGATCGCGCAGCGCGGCGACCTGGTCATCAAGGACCACCGCCGCCTGTTCCTCACCCGGGTGCCGTTGAGCGGCCCCCAGCGGGCAGCCGTCGTCGTCACCGATCCGTGGGAGTACGCGGAGATCGGCCAGAGCGTCGAGGCCTGGGGATTCCGGCTCATGCAGGAGGTCGGTGAATTCCTCGGCCGTGAGACCGTGGCGCGGCGCTGGTTCGGTGAGGAGTTCCTGCCGGTGGTCCGGATGCTGCGAGCAGCGGAGATGCTGCCCGACCACACCGACGCCGAGGCCTACCTGTGGGTGGCACGGGAGCGGTACCGCCTCGTCCGCAGGCATGTCTGGAACGACGAGATCATTGCCGAGCTCCGTCAGCGCGCCCCCCGCAGGCACCGGCCCTGA
- a CDS encoding winged helix DNA-binding domain-containing protein → MGSERMSNRALGRATLARQSLLSRSDLSALDMIEHLCGLQAQAPAPPYFALWARLTRFRAESLSDLIENRAVVRIVAMRGTVFALSAADALSFRPLTQPLLDRDLHTNPQHRAGLHGVDLDALAAAGRELVRDEPRTQLQLRPLLEQRFPGNDGAALAHGVRGLVPMVQVPPRGLWGRSGQPALSTLESWVGRPLAAAPSIDTMLLRYLAAFGPASARDAQAWSGLTRLGEVLDRLRPGLRVFAGESGRELFDLPDAPRPDPGTPAPVRILAPFDNVLLSHADRGRLLDDELRRKIFTQNGIIKPAVLVNGRVAAFTTTVVEKARATLEVEPLVTVAKTHRTAIEAEGRRLLEFAHPGAEERVVRFTDQGRCLRGAR, encoded by the coding sequence GTGGGGTCCGAACGGATGTCGAATCGAGCGCTGGGCCGGGCGACACTGGCCCGGCAATCACTGCTGAGCCGTTCGGACCTGTCCGCGCTCGACATGATCGAGCACCTCTGCGGTCTGCAGGCGCAGGCGCCCGCACCGCCGTACTTCGCGCTGTGGGCGCGGTTGACGCGGTTCCGTGCGGAGTCGCTGTCGGACCTCATCGAGAATCGCGCGGTGGTGCGCATCGTCGCGATGCGAGGGACGGTCTTCGCGCTGTCCGCGGCGGACGCCCTCTCCTTCCGTCCCCTGACGCAACCGCTGCTCGACCGGGACCTCCACACCAACCCGCAGCACCGCGCGGGTTTGCACGGCGTCGACCTCGACGCCCTCGCGGCCGCCGGACGCGAACTGGTGCGCGACGAACCCCGCACCCAGTTGCAGTTGCGGCCACTGCTCGAGCAGCGGTTCCCCGGCAACGACGGGGCAGCGCTCGCCCACGGGGTGCGGGGACTGGTCCCGATGGTCCAGGTTCCGCCGCGCGGCCTCTGGGGCAGATCGGGGCAACCGGCACTGTCGACGCTGGAGTCGTGGGTGGGCCGCCCACTGGCCGCCGCGCCGTCGATCGACACGATGCTGCTGCGCTACCTCGCCGCATTCGGTCCCGCGAGCGCCCGGGACGCCCAGGCGTGGTCGGGGCTCACCCGGCTCGGCGAGGTCCTGGACCGGTTGCGGCCCGGACTCCGGGTGTTCGCGGGAGAGTCGGGGCGGGAGCTCTTCGACCTCCCGGACGCGCCGCGACCCGATCCGGGGACCCCGGCGCCGGTCCGCATCCTCGCGCCGTTCGACAACGTGCTGCTTTCGCACGCCGACCGCGGTCGACTCCTCGACGACGAGCTGCGCAGGAAGATCTTCACGCAGAACGGCATCATCAAACCGGCGGTCCTCGTGAACGGCAGGGTCGCGGCATTCACCACCACCGTGGTCGAGAAGGCCCGGGCCACACTGGAAGTGGAGCCCTTGGTGACCGTCGCCAAGACGCACCGCACCGCGATCGAGGCAGAGGGCCGGCGACTGCTCGAGTTCGCGCATCCCGGCGCGGAGGAGCGCGTCGTGCGATTCACGGATCAGGGCCGGTGCCTGCGGGGGGCGCGCTGA
- a CDS encoding MFS transporter, with translation MAAGSTTAARALLPVMCFVVMIVAVLQTLVVPIVGTIGAQLDVGPTAVGWLLTANLLAAATATPVLGRLADLRGKRPVLLGVLVVVLLGSLIGAVSTSVGVLIFARVLQGVSFALFPIGIAVLRDELPADKLTGAMGIFSGTLGFGGCFGIVLTGVLVSDGADFHRVFWLSSAITAAGLVLAWIAIPRRPRGGAGSIDWIGAAALAAGLVLVLLPLAEGGTWGWASPVTIASGVAGILVLAGWFLYERRITDPLVAPRLLTDPPVLVTHLSALVVGMSMFVMFLGSSYFVQTPSAIAGYGFGATVLEASTVYLLPGAISGVIASILSGKLIHRFGPRAVLIAASVVGVSGFLVFILAHDRTWEVVAAILLINTYISLAYASLPSLLVAEVRQDETGVANSINSIARSVGSSFASALLATLLAGITIPGTGVPTESAYVIAFVVGATAAALAGLLPFFGITRTTRTPSDDEENEVHATALAAEWGTVGGLGGANTSRTGERHTPVTG, from the coding sequence ATGGCCGCCGGATCGACCACCGCAGCCCGGGCTCTCCTGCCCGTCATGTGCTTCGTCGTGATGATTGTCGCCGTTCTGCAGACGCTGGTGGTACCGATCGTCGGAACCATCGGCGCGCAACTCGACGTCGGTCCGACGGCCGTCGGCTGGCTCCTCACTGCCAATCTCCTCGCCGCCGCCACCGCAACACCGGTCCTCGGCCGCCTCGCCGACCTCCGCGGCAAACGGCCCGTCCTGCTCGGCGTGCTCGTGGTCGTGCTGCTCGGCTCCCTGATCGGTGCGGTGTCGACGTCCGTGGGGGTGCTGATCTTCGCCCGCGTGCTCCAGGGCGTGTCGTTCGCGCTGTTCCCCATCGGTATCGCGGTCCTGCGCGACGAACTTCCCGCGGACAAGCTGACCGGCGCCATGGGGATCTTCTCCGGCACACTCGGTTTCGGCGGATGCTTCGGCATCGTCCTCACCGGGGTCCTGGTCTCCGACGGCGCCGACTTCCACCGCGTCTTCTGGCTCTCGTCGGCCATCACCGCCGCCGGACTCGTCCTCGCCTGGATCGCCATCCCCCGCCGGCCGCGCGGCGGTGCGGGTTCCATCGACTGGATCGGTGCGGCCGCTCTCGCCGCCGGCCTGGTCCTCGTCCTGCTGCCGCTCGCCGAGGGCGGCACGTGGGGCTGGGCGTCCCCCGTCACCATCGCCAGCGGAGTGGCGGGCATCCTCGTCCTCGCGGGCTGGTTCCTCTACGAACGCCGGATCACCGATCCGCTCGTCGCACCCCGGCTGCTCACCGACCCACCGGTCCTCGTCACCCATCTGTCCGCGCTCGTGGTCGGCATGTCGATGTTCGTGATGTTCCTGGGCAGCTCCTACTTCGTCCAGACCCCGAGTGCGATCGCCGGGTACGGCTTCGGCGCCACCGTGCTCGAGGCGAGCACCGTGTACCTGCTGCCGGGCGCGATCAGTGGCGTCATCGCCTCGATCCTGAGCGGAAAGCTGATCCACCGCTTCGGCCCCCGCGCCGTCCTGATCGCGGCGAGCGTCGTCGGCGTCAGCGGGTTCCTCGTGTTCATCCTCGCCCACGACCGCACGTGGGAAGTGGTCGCGGCCATCCTCCTGATCAACACGTACATCAGCCTCGCGTACGCATCCCTGCCGTCGCTGCTGGTGGCCGAGGTCCGGCAGGACGAGACCGGCGTCGCGAACAGCATCAACTCGATCGCCCGGTCCGTGGGCAGCTCGTTCGCCAGCGCCCTGCTCGCGACCCTGCTCGCCGGCATCACCATTCCCGGGACCGGTGTCCCGACCGAATCGGCCTACGTGATCGCGTTCGTCGTGGGCGCGACCGCGGCCGCGCTCGCCGGGCTGCTGCCGTTCTTCGGGATCACCCGCACCACCCGGACCCCGTCAGACGACGAGGAGAACGAGGTCCACGCCACCGCCCTGGCCGCCGAGTGGGGCACCGTCGGGGGTCTCGGCGGCGCGAACACGAGCCGCACTGGTGAGCGCCACACTCCCGTCACCGGGTGA
- a CDS encoding ABC transporter ATP-binding protein produces MAEIVLDKVTKLYPDGAKAVSDVDITIADGEFIILVGPSGCGKSTTLNMIAGLEDISSGELRIAGERVNEKAPKDRDIAMVFQSYALYPHMTVRQNIAFPLTLAKMSKSDIAAKVDDAAKILDLTQHLDRKPANLSGGQRQRVAMGRAIVRSPKAFLMDEPLSNLDAKLRVQMRTEIARLQQRLGTTTVYVTHDQTEAMTLGDRVVVLRGGVVQQIGAPQELYDHPNNLFVAGFIGSPSMNFFPGQLTADGVSTPLGEFTLPAETLGRIGASNSAKDVVVGIRPEHFEDVALVDAAQRDAGARFTANIEVLESMGSDKYAYFTAEGPQVNSRELEELAADSGTAVAGGGQLVARLSAESSAVHGSPLELWFDRSKIAVFDQNSGANLTR; encoded by the coding sequence GTGGCCGAAATCGTGCTCGACAAGGTGACGAAGCTGTACCCGGACGGCGCCAAGGCGGTGAGCGACGTCGACATCACGATCGCCGACGGCGAGTTCATCATCCTGGTCGGACCGTCCGGTTGCGGAAAGTCGACCACTCTCAACATGATCGCCGGGCTGGAGGATATCTCGTCCGGGGAACTGCGGATCGCGGGGGAGCGGGTCAACGAGAAGGCGCCGAAGGACCGCGACATCGCGATGGTGTTCCAGTCGTATGCCCTGTACCCGCACATGACGGTGCGGCAGAACATCGCGTTCCCGCTGACCTTGGCGAAGATGTCGAAGTCGGACATCGCGGCGAAGGTCGACGACGCCGCGAAGATCCTCGATCTCACTCAGCACCTCGACCGCAAACCGGCCAACCTCTCGGGCGGGCAGCGGCAGCGGGTCGCGATGGGCCGGGCGATCGTCCGCAGCCCCAAGGCGTTCCTGATGGACGAGCCGCTGTCGAATCTCGACGCCAAGCTCCGCGTCCAGATGCGCACCGAGATCGCCCGGTTGCAACAACGACTCGGCACCACCACGGTGTACGTCACACACGACCAGACGGAGGCGATGACCCTCGGCGACCGGGTGGTGGTGCTGCGCGGCGGGGTGGTGCAGCAGATCGGCGCGCCGCAGGAACTGTACGACCACCCGAACAACCTGTTCGTCGCGGGATTCATCGGTTCACCGTCGATGAACTTCTTCCCGGGACAGCTGACGGCCGACGGGGTGTCGACCCCGCTCGGCGAGTTCACGCTGCCCGCGGAGACGCTCGGCCGGATCGGGGCGTCGAATTCGGCGAAGGACGTTGTGGTCGGTATCCGCCCCGAGCATTTCGAGGACGTGGCGCTCGTCGACGCGGCGCAGCGAGACGCTGGTGCCAGGTTCACGGCCAACATCGAGGTGCTCGAGTCGATGGGGTCGGACAAGTACGCCTACTTCACGGCCGAAGGCCCGCAGGTGAACTCCCGGGAACTCGAGGAACTCGCCGCCGATTCGGGTACCGCGGTCGCGGGCGGCGGGCAACTGGTGGCCCGGTTGTCGGCGGAATCGTCCGCGGTGCACGGCAGTCCGCTGGAACTGTGGTTCGACCGCTCGAAGATTGCCGTGTTCGATCAGAACTCGGGGGCGAACCTCACCCGGTGA
- a CDS encoding carbohydrate ABC transporter permease, translated as MAVVDTPRRKISWSVVNLLVLLYALIPVLWIASLSFKPAGTIKDGKFIPQKWTLDNYRGIFQTNAFTSALINSIGIGLISTVIAVVIGTMAAYAIARLDFPGKKLLVGVALLIAMFPQISLVSPLFDIERRLGLFDTWAGLILPYITFALPLAIYTLSAFFKEIPWELEKAAKMDGATPAQAFRKVVAPLAAPGIVTAAILVFIFCWNDLLFAISLTSTERSITAPAAIANFTGASQFEEPTGSIAAAAMVITIPIIVFVLFFQRRIVAGLTSGAVKG; from the coding sequence ATGGCCGTCGTCGACACCCCTCGCCGTAAGATCAGCTGGTCCGTGGTCAACCTGCTGGTCCTGCTCTACGCGCTGATCCCGGTGTTGTGGATCGCCAGCCTGTCGTTCAAACCCGCGGGAACGATCAAGGACGGCAAGTTCATTCCACAGAAGTGGACACTCGACAACTACCGCGGAATCTTCCAGACCAACGCGTTCACCAGTGCGCTGATCAACTCCATCGGCATCGGCCTCATCTCCACGGTAATTGCCGTCGTCATCGGCACCATGGCCGCCTACGCCATTGCCCGGCTGGACTTTCCGGGCAAGAAGCTGCTGGTCGGGGTGGCGCTGCTGATCGCGATGTTCCCCCAGATCTCCCTGGTGAGCCCCTTGTTCGACATCGAACGTAGGCTCGGGCTCTTCGACACCTGGGCGGGCCTGATCCTGCCGTACATCACGTTCGCGCTCCCGCTCGCCATCTACACGCTGTCCGCCTTCTTCAAGGAGATCCCCTGGGAACTGGAGAAGGCGGCCAAGATGGACGGCGCCACACCGGCGCAGGCGTTCCGGAAGGTCGTGGCACCGCTGGCGGCGCCGGGCATCGTCACCGCCGCGATCCTGGTCTTCATCTTCTGCTGGAACGATCTGCTGTTCGCGATCTCGCTGACGTCGACGGAACGCTCCATCACCGCGCCGGCGGCGATCGCGAACTTCACCGGCGCCTCCCAGTTCGAGGAGCCGACGGGGTCGATCGCCGCGGCCGCGATGGTGATCACGATCCCGATCATCGTCTTCGTGCTGTTCTTCCAACGACGCATCGTGGCCGGCCTGACCTCCGGCGCAGTGAAGGGATAA
- a CDS encoding sugar ABC transporter permease, whose product MTTETVQADRAEEPKVASKSQLSEGKKAERRLGLWLVAPAAILMIAVTAYPVVYAVWLSLQRYDLRFPDERKFVGLANYVSVLTDGYWWQAFAVTVSITVVSVVIEFVLGLILALVMHRTLVGKGLVRTVVLIPYGIVTVAAAYSWYYAWTPGTGYLANLLPDGSAPLTQQIPSLAIIVLAEVWKTTPFMALLLLAGLALVPDDLLKAAQVDGAGAWTRLVRIILPLMKPAILVALLFRTLDAFRIFDNIYVLTKGANDTGSLSILGYDNLFKAFNLGIGSAISVLIFLCVALLAFVFIKLFGASAPGSDTEGNR is encoded by the coding sequence GTGACGACCGAAACCGTGCAGGCGGACCGCGCCGAGGAGCCGAAAGTCGCGTCGAAGAGCCAGCTTTCGGAGGGCAAGAAGGCCGAGCGCCGCCTGGGACTGTGGCTGGTGGCCCCGGCCGCGATCCTCATGATCGCGGTGACGGCCTATCCCGTCGTGTACGCGGTGTGGCTGAGTCTGCAGCGCTACGACCTCCGGTTCCCCGACGAACGCAAGTTCGTCGGCCTCGCCAACTACGTGTCGGTGCTGACGGACGGGTACTGGTGGCAGGCGTTCGCGGTGACGGTGAGCATCACCGTCGTCTCGGTGGTGATCGAGTTCGTCCTGGGCCTGATCCTGGCGCTCGTGATGCACCGGACGCTGGTCGGGAAGGGGCTGGTGCGGACGGTGGTGCTCATCCCCTACGGCATCGTCACGGTCGCGGCCGCGTACAGCTGGTACTACGCGTGGACGCCGGGAACCGGCTATCTCGCGAACCTGCTGCCCGACGGCAGCGCACCGCTGACCCAGCAGATTCCGTCGCTCGCGATCATCGTGCTCGCCGAGGTGTGGAAGACCACCCCGTTCATGGCGCTGCTGCTGCTCGCCGGGCTGGCCCTCGTTCCCGACGACCTCCTCAAGGCCGCACAGGTGGACGGCGCCGGGGCGTGGACACGGCTGGTGCGGATCATCCTGCCGTTGATGAAACCCGCGATCCTGGTGGCGTTGCTCTTCCGCACGCTCGACGCGTTCCGCATCTTCGACAACATCTACGTCCTCACCAAGGGCGCCAACGACACCGGTTCGCTGTCGATCCTCGGTTACGACAACCTGTTCAAGGCGTTCAACCTCGGTATCGGGTCGGCGATCAGCGTCCTCATCTTCCTGTGCGTCGCACTCCTCGCGTTCGTGTTCATCAAGCTCTTCGGCGCGTCGGCTCCCGGGTCCGACACGGAAGGAAACCGATAA
- a CDS encoding ABC transporter substrate-binding protein → MLHRTKPGRSLKWGLIGAATVLTVPLLAACGSSEDGVVLSFYTAADGAEQYAEAAANCTAAAGGRYTVEQRTLPKGADDQRLQLARRLTGNDSSLDIMTLDVVWTAEFAEAGWALPLPPDVAAKVGEGTLEGPLESAKWQDQLYAAPLNTNTQLLWYRKDLMPDGQPPQTWDQMIDIAEGLAGEGRPSWIGVQGKQYEGLMVWFNTLLASAGGSVVADDGTTVTVADGDAALTALEVMKRVATAKGADPSVSQGDEASSRLGMESGKSAFEVNWPFVLPGMIENAEKGDLPFIDDKGNPTSENTGNTVLTVDGQQNFLPAPYPSVIPGRPAEVTIGGFNVAVAKTSRHPDLAFEAVQCLRNEENQRNNAVNGGVPPTLASLYDDPAFQEAYPAWREVRDGLDTASVRPVSPAYQSISTLITATLNPVGDIDPPRTVDELAEQVRKAVNSEGLIP, encoded by the coding sequence GTGCTGCATCGCACCAAGCCCGGACGCTCGCTGAAGTGGGGACTGATCGGTGCGGCCACGGTCCTCACCGTTCCCCTGCTGGCCGCGTGCGGGTCGTCCGAGGACGGCGTCGTCCTCAGTTTCTACACCGCGGCCGACGGCGCCGAACAGTACGCGGAGGCCGCGGCCAACTGCACGGCCGCGGCCGGGGGCCGGTACACCGTGGAGCAGCGCACGTTGCCGAAGGGTGCGGACGATCAACGCCTCCAGCTGGCCCGTCGTCTCACCGGAAACGACTCCTCGCTCGACATCATGACGCTCGACGTCGTGTGGACCGCCGAGTTCGCCGAGGCGGGCTGGGCGTTGCCGCTCCCACCCGACGTCGCGGCGAAGGTCGGCGAGGGCACGCTGGAAGGCCCACTCGAATCGGCCAAGTGGCAGGACCAGCTGTACGCCGCGCCGCTGAACACCAACACCCAGTTGCTCTGGTACCGCAAGGACCTGATGCCGGACGGGCAGCCGCCGCAGACGTGGGATCAGATGATCGACATCGCGGAGGGCCTGGCCGGGGAGGGGCGGCCCAGCTGGATCGGGGTGCAGGGCAAGCAGTACGAGGGCCTGATGGTGTGGTTCAACACGCTGCTCGCGAGCGCGGGCGGATCCGTCGTCGCCGACGACGGGACCACCGTGACCGTCGCGGACGGCGATGCGGCCCTGACGGCGCTCGAGGTCATGAAGCGGGTCGCCACCGCGAAGGGTGCCGACCCGTCGGTTTCCCAGGGCGACGAGGCGTCGTCCCGGCTCGGTATGGAGAGCGGAAAGTCTGCGTTCGAGGTCAATTGGCCGTTCGTGCTGCCGGGCATGATCGAGAATGCCGAGAAGGGCGACCTCCCGTTCATCGACGACAAGGGCAACCCGACGTCGGAGAACACGGGCAACACGGTGCTCACCGTCGACGGTCAGCAGAACTTCCTGCCCGCGCCGTACCCGTCGGTGATACCCGGCCGGCCTGCCGAGGTGACGATCGGCGGCTTCAACGTGGCGGTCGCGAAGACGAGCCGGCATCCCGATCTGGCGTTCGAAGCGGTGCAGTGCCTGCGAAACGAGGAGAACCAGCGCAACAACGCCGTCAACGGTGGTGTGCCGCCCACGTTGGCGAGCCTGTACGACGACCCGGCGTTCCAGGAGGCGTACCCCGCGTGGCGTGAGGTGCGGGACGGCCTCGACACCGCCTCCGTGCGGCCGGTGTCTCCGGCATACCAGAGCATTTCGACCCTGATCACCGCCACGTTGAATCCGGTCGGTGACATCGATCCGCCGCGCACCGTCGACGAACTCGCCGAACAGGTCCGCAAGGCGGTCAACTCGGAAGGGCTGATCCCGTGA
- a CDS encoding general stress protein produces MTNPLGQSNGARRGALPEPPTGWPIGSYPTYAEAQRAVDYLSDQEFSVEDVTIVGVNLMQVERVLGRLTWAKVIGGGIVSGAWLGVFFGLLLGIVTGGFLAPLVVGIVGGIIFGLISTTIPYAATRGTRDFASTMQLVAGRYDVLCEPKSAETARDMLAKLAL; encoded by the coding sequence ATGACGAATCCACTCGGACAGTCCAACGGGGCGCGGCGTGGGGCTCTGCCGGAACCCCCCACGGGCTGGCCCATCGGTTCGTACCCCACGTACGCGGAGGCGCAGCGCGCCGTCGATTACCTCTCCGATCAGGAATTCTCGGTGGAGGACGTCACCATCGTGGGTGTCAACCTCATGCAGGTCGAGCGGGTGCTGGGCCGCCTCACCTGGGCGAAAGTCATTGGCGGAGGCATTGTTTCGGGCGCATGGCTCGGTGTGTTCTTCGGTCTGCTGCTGGGCATCGTCACCGGTGGTTTCCTGGCACCGCTCGTGGTCGGCATCGTCGGCGGCATCATCTTCGGGCTGATCTCCACGACCATCCCGTACGCGGCGACGCGGGGTACCCGGGACTTCGCGTCCACGATGCAACTGGTGGCCGGCCGGTACGACGTGCTGTGCGAGCCGAAGTCGGCGGAGACCGCCCGGGACATGCTGGCCAAACTGGCGCTCTGA